One genomic region from Arenicella chitinivorans encodes:
- a CDS encoding HU family DNA-binding protein — protein sequence MNKSELIELVAAKADISKSSAGDALDAVLEGITGALKKGDSVTFVGFGTFSVSERAARDGRNPRTGETIKIPASKLAKFKAGKALKDALN from the coding sequence GTGAATAAATCAGAACTAATCGAACTAGTCGCCGCCAAAGCGGACATTTCTAAATCATCTGCTGGCGATGCGCTTGACGCAGTTCTAGAAGGCATCACTGGTGCGCTGAAAAAGGGCGACAGTGTTACTTTTGTTGGTTTTGGTACTTTCTCAGTGAGTGAGCGTGCTGCACGTGACGGCCGCAATCCTCGCACTGGCGAAACGATCAAAATCCCAGCTTCTAAATTAGCCAAATTCAAAGCTGGTAAAGCATTGAAGGATGCATTGAACTAA
- a CDS encoding pirin family protein, whose amino-acid sequence MAKVLIPKVTDLGEFSVSRVLPNPEQRMVGPFVFFDHMGPVKFDPGAGVNVRPHPHIGLATVTYLIEGQILHRDSLGNCLEICPGDVNWMVAGRGVTHSERESIEVRSRSHSLNGLQCWVALPREFAEIEPSFMHIERNDLPHKTFNDVIIRLVIGEAYGMQSKIKTFSPMFMVDVLAGKGEHIERPNPDHDCLVYVAQGGINVDGVVVGEGATAMLSPQASIVALRYSRAVLLGGEAWSDAPHLEWNFVSFDRDRIDQAKRDWKAGDFAPVIGDAEEFIPLPDD is encoded by the coding sequence ATGGCGAAAGTACTCATTCCCAAAGTGACTGATTTGGGTGAATTCTCAGTTTCTCGTGTGCTGCCTAATCCAGAGCAACGCATGGTTGGCCCCTTTGTTTTCTTTGATCATATGGGACCGGTGAAGTTTGATCCCGGTGCTGGGGTGAATGTGAGGCCACACCCGCATATCGGGCTAGCGACCGTCACGTATCTCATAGAGGGCCAAATCCTGCATCGCGATAGTTTGGGTAACTGTCTGGAGATTTGTCCCGGCGACGTTAACTGGATGGTGGCTGGTCGTGGTGTAACGCACTCAGAGCGTGAATCGATCGAGGTGCGCTCCCGATCACACTCACTGAATGGTCTTCAATGCTGGGTCGCTCTGCCGCGAGAATTCGCAGAAATTGAACCCAGCTTTATGCATATCGAGCGCAATGACCTGCCGCACAAAACCTTCAACGACGTTATTATCCGTCTAGTGATTGGTGAAGCATATGGAATGCAGTCAAAAATCAAGACGTTTTCGCCAATGTTTATGGTGGATGTTCTGGCCGGGAAGGGGGAGCACATCGAGCGTCCGAATCCGGACCATGATTGCCTCGTGTATGTTGCGCAGGGCGGCATTAATGTCGATGGCGTCGTTGTCGGTGAAGGGGCAACGGCAATGCTGTCCCCACAGGCTAGTATCGTCGCTTTACGGTATTCTCGAGCGGTACTGCTCGGGGGCGAAGCATGGTCCGATGCACCACACTTGGAATGGAATTTTGTGTCTTTTGATCGAGATCGAATCGACCAAGCTAAGCGCGACTGGAAAGCCGGCGACTTTGCGCCCGTAATCGGGGACGCCGAAGAGTTTATTCCTTTGCCTGATGATTAA
- a CDS encoding M16 family metallopeptidase, which translates to MTIKKSLHHFIWLAALALLAPAMAANEDLDIPYTKYTLDNGLTLIVHEDHKAPIVAVNVWYHVGSKDEKVGRTGFAHLFEHLMFNGSENYDDEWFKALDRAGATGINGTTNQDRTNYYQVVPKNALEMTLWLESDRMGHLLGAVTQEKLDEQRSVVQNEKRQRENQPYGKAFSTIFENAYPIGHPYSWPVIGSMEDLDSASLDDVHEWFKTRYGASNATITLAGDVDPEQAKTLVEKYFGDIEPGPPLVRHKKWVAKRRGQREQTMYDRVPQARLYKIWNVPEWGSAEADYLDLASGVLSNDKESRLYKRLVYQDRLASDIQAFSFNSEIGGLFGVIVTALEAEKLDQIDQIIDQELATFLAKGPSKDELERVKSSARASYLRSLERVATKADILAKHQVFTGSLETMSAHNKRYLEATAEQVQNTARAWLSDGEYKLRVVPFPTLASKPSTVDRSAGLPSPGTPPVVAFDTIQHATLSNGLKVRLAERHDVPVVRMELLVDAGYAADRTVKPGTANMTMNMLDEGTAKFSALDISARLARMGTGISSGASLDSCSVNLNTLTEHLEPSLEIYADMILHPNFPEAELDRLKQRQLAAIAQEKNTPIGAGLRLLPTLLYGADHAYAAPFSGSGTEQSVEQMTVADLAQYHQTWFKANNATLVVTGDISMEKLVPLLEGSLAKLPTGEVPTKDISRIAPLTEPVVYLVDRPGAEQSVIFATSMVPEYGFDDELPLSMMNEVLGASFTSRINMNLREDKGWSYGARSVIRSTQSERPYIAYAPVQKDQTAASMLEIRNELASIQSDRPATDDELAAALDKRILTLPGRWETAGAVEADLTAMVRYDLADDYWDNYVNDLRALNLQQINDAAKQYLQPNAMLWLVVGDRASIEQSVRDAGLGKVIVLNAEGEPVTDATAINAE; encoded by the coding sequence ATGACTATTAAGAAATCTCTGCATCACTTCATCTGGCTTGCCGCACTGGCGCTGCTTGCGCCCGCTATGGCTGCCAATGAAGATCTGGATATTCCCTACACCAAATACACACTCGACAACGGTCTGACCCTGATTGTACATGAAGATCACAAGGCACCAATCGTGGCAGTCAATGTTTGGTACCACGTTGGCTCCAAGGACGAGAAAGTTGGGCGTACCGGCTTTGCGCATTTGTTTGAGCATCTGATGTTTAACGGTTCAGAGAACTACGACGACGAATGGTTTAAGGCACTCGATCGCGCTGGCGCAACTGGCATCAACGGCACCACCAATCAGGATCGCACTAATTACTATCAAGTGGTACCAAAAAATGCACTGGAAATGACCCTATGGCTGGAATCTGATCGCATGGGCCATTTGTTAGGCGCCGTGACGCAGGAAAAGCTCGATGAGCAGCGCTCGGTGGTACAGAACGAAAAACGGCAACGCGAGAACCAGCCTTATGGCAAGGCGTTTAGCACGATTTTCGAAAACGCTTACCCGATTGGACATCCGTATTCCTGGCCGGTGATCGGTTCAATGGAAGACCTTGACTCCGCCTCACTCGACGATGTGCATGAGTGGTTTAAAACCCGTTATGGGGCCAGCAATGCCACCATCACGCTGGCCGGCGATGTCGACCCGGAACAAGCCAAAACCCTAGTTGAAAAATACTTCGGCGACATCGAACCAGGGCCACCACTGGTACGCCACAAAAAATGGGTGGCTAAACGTCGCGGCCAACGTGAGCAAACCATGTATGACCGAGTGCCACAGGCGCGTCTATATAAAATCTGGAACGTGCCAGAATGGGGTTCAGCGGAGGCTGACTACCTTGATCTAGCGTCCGGCGTACTGTCGAATGATAAAGAGTCGCGCTTGTACAAACGCTTGGTGTATCAGGATCGTTTGGCGTCTGACATCCAGGCCTTCTCATTTAATTCCGAGATCGGAGGCTTATTTGGCGTGATCGTGACAGCACTGGAAGCAGAAAAATTAGATCAAATCGACCAGATTATTGATCAGGAATTGGCCACTTTCCTGGCCAAAGGTCCGAGCAAAGACGAGTTGGAGCGTGTGAAATCCAGTGCTCGAGCCAGTTATTTGCGGAGCTTGGAACGTGTCGCCACCAAAGCAGACATCCTGGCAAAACACCAAGTATTCACCGGCTCGCTTGAGACCATGTCAGCACACAATAAGCGCTACCTGGAAGCAACCGCTGAACAAGTGCAAAACACCGCACGTGCGTGGTTGAGTGACGGTGAGTACAAGTTGCGAGTTGTGCCATTCCCAACGCTCGCCAGCAAACCGAGCACGGTAGACCGCAGTGCCGGCCTGCCCTCGCCAGGCACGCCGCCAGTGGTAGCGTTTGACACCATTCAGCACGCCACCTTAAGTAATGGCTTAAAAGTGCGATTAGCAGAACGTCATGATGTTCCCGTGGTACGTATGGAATTGCTGGTCGATGCCGGCTATGCCGCCGACAGAACCGTCAAGCCGGGCACTGCCAACATGACTATGAATATGTTGGACGAAGGCACCGCCAAATTTAGCGCACTGGATATCAGCGCTCGACTTGCGCGCATGGGTACCGGCATTTCGAGCGGCGCGAGTCTCGATTCTTGTTCCGTCAATTTAAATACCCTGACGGAGCATCTCGAACCGTCACTGGAGATTTATGCGGACATGATTCTGCATCCAAACTTTCCAGAGGCGGAGTTGGATCGACTCAAACAACGCCAACTGGCGGCCATTGCTCAGGAGAAAAATACGCCGATTGGAGCTGGACTGCGTTTACTGCCGACGCTGCTGTATGGCGCAGATCATGCCTACGCCGCACCATTCTCGGGCTCTGGTACCGAGCAAAGCGTGGAGCAAATGACCGTGGCTGACCTTGCGCAATACCACCAAACCTGGTTTAAGGCTAACAATGCCACCCTAGTGGTGACCGGCGATATCAGTATGGAAAAATTAGTACCCTTACTGGAAGGGTCGTTGGCAAAACTACCCACTGGCGAGGTACCGACTAAAGATATCTCTCGCATTGCCCCGTTGACCGAACCGGTGGTGTACCTGGTTGATCGACCTGGCGCTGAGCAGTCGGTGATTTTCGCGACCAGCATGGTGCCGGAATACGGCTTTGACGATGAGCTACCCTTGAGCATGATGAACGAGGTACTGGGCGCAAGTTTTACGTCACGTATCAATATGAATCTGCGCGAGGACAAAGGCTGGTCTTACGGTGCTCGCAGTGTGATACGCAGCACGCAGTCGGAACGTCCGTATATTGCCTATGCACCAGTTCAAAAGGACCAGACCGCCGCATCGATGCTGGAGATTCGAAACGAACTAGCGTCCATCCAATCTGATCGACCCGCCACTGATGACGAACTCGCCGCGGCGCTTGATAAGCGCATCTTAACGCTGCCAGGTCGCTGGGAAACCGCAGGCGCAGTTGAAGCTGATCTGACGGCGATGGTTCGCTATGACCTGGCGGATGATTACTGGGACAACTATGTTAACGATCTGCGCGCATTGAACCTGCAGCAAATCAACGACGCGGCGAAACAGTATCTACAACCCAATGCGATGTTGTGGCTGGTGGTTGGAGATCGAGCGTCAATTGAGCAGAGCGTGCGGGATGCAGGCCTAGGTAAGGTAATCGTGTTAAATGCGGAAGGTGAGCCAGTCACAGACGCAACCGCAATCAACGCAGAGTAA
- a CDS encoding monovalent cation:proton antiporter-2 (CPA2) family protein, producing MLVSAFIYLLAAVVAVPFAKRLGLGSVLGYLLAGILIGPSMLHLVGDQTDVMHVAEFGVVMMLFLVGLELQPSRLWSLRKPILGLGGLQVLLTASAITLALRFSSSMPWQTCVAIGLALALSSTAIVIQSLSERGQLDTPAGRNAFSVLLFQDIAVIPILALFPLLATMPVSNEVAHHSSNLLNGLPTWLQVIASLGSIALIVLIGRYALRPIFRFIADTDMRELFTAFALLLVVGIALAMSAIGLSAALGTFLAGVVLAESEFRHEIEVDIAPFKSLLLGLFFITVGANIDFSVVASNLGLIGVLVLALIAIKALVLLGLSQIFRMGKMPALLFTAALAQGGEFAFVLASAGLQFSVFDAHTTSLMTIVVALSMLMAPLLFVAFEAYANRVNQEANFDHETEDVPPTCDVIIAGYGRFGQIIGRFLSSAGYDLTILDHSASQIELVRRFGSTVYYGDAARADLLAAAGAASAKLLVVGVDNVDKSLEIVRTAKKHFPTMKIVARAVDRRHTYELLAEEVEAIRREVFHPALELGVDALKILGRDGEEAERMMQIFSEHDQATLLKLADVWGDDQSYGRAIRQHVEDLRTILMEDAARDAARSDDTPD from the coding sequence ATGTTAGTAAGCGCGTTTATTTATCTGTTGGCCGCCGTGGTGGCGGTGCCGTTTGCCAAGCGCTTGGGGCTGGGTTCGGTGCTCGGGTATTTGCTGGCAGGGATTCTGATCGGGCCGAGTATGCTGCACTTGGTCGGTGATCAGACCGATGTCATGCATGTGGCTGAATTTGGTGTCGTCATGATGCTGTTTCTGGTTGGCTTGGAGCTGCAACCGAGTCGTTTGTGGAGCCTGCGTAAACCGATTCTGGGTTTAGGTGGACTCCAGGTGCTGCTGACCGCCAGTGCAATTACGCTGGCACTGCGATTTTCGTCGTCAATGCCGTGGCAGACCTGTGTCGCTATTGGCTTGGCCCTAGCGTTGTCGTCTACAGCGATCGTGATCCAGTCGCTATCTGAGCGTGGTCAGCTGGATACGCCAGCTGGTCGGAATGCCTTCTCGGTGTTGCTGTTTCAGGATATTGCAGTGATTCCAATTCTAGCCTTGTTCCCGTTGCTGGCCACCATGCCGGTCTCGAATGAGGTCGCGCACCACTCGAGCAATTTGTTAAATGGCTTGCCAACCTGGCTACAAGTGATCGCCTCACTGGGGAGCATTGCCCTGATTGTATTGATTGGTCGGTACGCGTTGCGACCAATCTTTCGTTTTATTGCTGACACCGATATGCGCGAGCTGTTTACCGCATTTGCGCTGTTGTTGGTTGTTGGTATTGCGCTTGCAATGTCGGCTATTGGCTTATCCGCGGCCCTGGGTACCTTTTTGGCCGGTGTGGTGTTGGCTGAAAGCGAGTTTCGACATGAAATCGAAGTGGATATCGCACCGTTTAAAAGTCTGTTGCTAGGGCTGTTTTTCATCACCGTAGGCGCGAATATTGATTTTTCGGTGGTGGCGTCTAACCTGGGACTGATTGGTGTGTTAGTGCTGGCTCTGATCGCTATAAAAGCACTGGTGTTATTAGGCTTGAGTCAAATCTTCCGAATGGGCAAAATGCCCGCGCTGCTGTTTACCGCGGCGTTGGCTCAAGGTGGCGAGTTCGCCTTTGTCCTAGCATCTGCTGGACTGCAGTTTTCCGTGTTCGATGCCCACACAACGAGTCTGATGACCATTGTTGTGGCATTGTCAATGTTAATGGCGCCGTTGTTATTCGTGGCTTTTGAAGCCTATGCAAATCGCGTTAATCAAGAAGCCAATTTTGACCACGAAACAGAAGATGTACCGCCGACGTGTGACGTTATCATTGCGGGTTACGGGCGTTTTGGACAAATTATCGGTCGGTTTCTTTCCAGTGCGGGCTATGATTTAACGATCCTAGACCACAGTGCTAGCCAGATTGAGCTAGTAAGGCGTTTCGGTAGCACGGTTTATTACGGCGATGCAGCTCGTGCAGACTTGTTGGCAGCGGCGGGCGCCGCGAGTGCCAAGCTGTTGGTTGTGGGGGTGGATAACGTCGACAAATCGCTCGAAATCGTACGTACTGCCAAAAAACATTTTCCGACTATGAAAATCGTGGCGCGCGCAGTGGATCGACGCCACACTTATGAATTGCTTGCTGAAGAGGTCGAAGCAATCCGGCGAGAGGTCTTTCATCCTGCGCTTGAGCTTGGGGTGGACGCATTAAAAATACTCGGTCGAGACGGCGAAGAAGCTGAACGCATGATGCAGATATTTAGTGAGCACGATCAAGCCACGTTATTAAAGCTGGCCGATGTTTGGGGAGACGACCAATCTTACGGGCGTGCAATTCGGCAACATGTCGAGGATTTACGCACTATCCTGATGGAAGATGCCGCACGCGATGCCGCACGATCGGACGACACACCCGACTGA
- a CDS encoding SurA N-terminal domain-containing protein: MLTEIRDRSSGWFAWIIAAIIIIPMAFFGVQQYADTQARPTIVEIGDAKITQPDFQARLSQIQNQRLAQNPELASTGILNSKEFKTSVLQSMMNQELVNYVANKFGYEVSDKQVTNEILQDPTFQTDGQFDQDLFNAQMARYGRGGGRTYKTELKSSQRLGQVVSGYEESALVLPGEVRRLLEIQAEQRRFDLITVSQSDFRDQIEVSDTDIEQYYQDNIDQFQNPDRVSVEYVELDIQRVAEGIEIEEAVLQEAYESYKSGYESDETRTTRHILLSTNDGESEAAQLAKAEELVTQLRQGADFATLATENSDDPGSASNGGSLGDVERGEMVPEFDEKTFALTEGEISDPVKTQFGYHIIQVEKINATEPEPFAAKRFELQEEEQLRLAEERVAELAEQMRNLLFENPESLAKAAEMAELEVRSSDLFSRTEGTGIASNEVVREAAFSDAVLTDGYNSELIELTDGVYLALRKKEFNSAAPKQLDEVRAQIKSALINERAIALAKQTGDDLLARANSDWSSLAQDSAVKVETYTVSMLDTERKVSPAVMSEVIKMRLDDTATKVKSFTGLNGDFHIVRLTQIAPGDLANVSDAIKDATRRILRQRNGTAMVEAYIDGLSDQLNLEINEDLL, from the coding sequence ATGTTAACTGAAATCCGTGACCGCTCCTCAGGCTGGTTTGCTTGGATCATTGCCGCCATTATTATCATTCCAATGGCTTTCTTCGGCGTGCAACAATACGCTGACACTCAAGCACGTCCAACGATCGTCGAGATCGGTGATGCGAAAATTACGCAACCTGATTTTCAGGCTCGTTTGTCGCAGATCCAGAATCAGCGCCTAGCCCAAAACCCGGAGCTGGCCAGCACTGGTATTCTCAATAGTAAGGAATTCAAAACCAGCGTATTGCAGTCCATGATGAATCAGGAGCTGGTGAACTATGTGGCCAACAAGTTCGGCTACGAAGTCAGTGACAAACAGGTCACCAACGAAATCCTACAAGACCCCACTTTCCAAACCGATGGTCAGTTTGATCAGGATTTGTTTAATGCGCAAATGGCGCGTTATGGGCGTGGCGGTGGCCGCACCTATAAGACAGAACTTAAGAGCTCTCAGCGTCTGGGTCAGGTTGTCTCTGGCTACGAAGAGTCTGCACTGGTACTGCCGGGCGAAGTGCGTCGCTTACTGGAGATTCAGGCCGAACAACGCCGCTTCGACTTAATTACGGTCAGTCAGTCGGATTTTCGTGACCAAATCGAAGTATCTGACACCGACATCGAACAGTATTATCAAGACAATATCGATCAATTTCAAAATCCAGACCGCGTCTCCGTTGAGTACGTTGAGCTAGACATTCAACGCGTGGCAGAAGGCATTGAAATAGAAGAAGCGGTGTTGCAAGAAGCCTACGAAAGTTACAAATCTGGCTACGAGTCTGATGAAACGCGCACCACACGACACATTCTGTTGAGCACCAATGATGGCGAAAGTGAAGCTGCGCAACTTGCTAAAGCGGAAGAGTTGGTAACGCAGCTGCGTCAAGGCGCGGATTTCGCTACCCTGGCAACCGAGAACTCGGACGATCCTGGTTCTGCCAGTAATGGCGGTTCATTGGGCGACGTGGAACGTGGCGAAATGGTGCCTGAGTTCGACGAAAAAACGTTTGCCCTAACCGAAGGTGAGATTTCTGATCCGGTAAAAACGCAGTTTGGTTATCACATCATTCAAGTCGAAAAAATTAATGCCACTGAACCCGAGCCGTTTGCTGCCAAGCGTTTTGAGTTGCAGGAAGAAGAGCAGCTGCGTCTTGCTGAGGAGCGTGTTGCTGAACTGGCTGAACAAATGCGCAACTTGTTGTTCGAAAACCCCGAGAGCCTGGCCAAAGCAGCCGAGATGGCCGAGTTGGAAGTACGAAGCTCAGATCTGTTTTCGCGTACCGAAGGCACGGGCATTGCCAGTAATGAAGTGGTTCGTGAAGCCGCCTTCAGCGACGCGGTCCTGACTGATGGCTACAACTCAGAACTGATTGAGCTGACTGATGGTGTTTACCTGGCGTTACGTAAGAAAGAATTTAATTCTGCCGCGCCTAAGCAACTGGACGAAGTTCGCGCGCAAATCAAATCTGCGTTGATTAACGAGCGTGCTATCGCACTAGCTAAGCAAACGGGTGACGACTTACTAGCGCGCGCCAATTCAGACTGGTCTTCCTTGGCACAGGACAGCGCGGTCAAGGTCGAAACCTACACCGTCTCGATGCTGGACACCGAACGCAAGGTGTCGCCAGCCGTCATGAGCGAAGTTATAAAAATGCGCCTCGATGATACCGCCACCAAGGTGAAGTCATTCACCGGCTTGAATGGTGATTTTCATATCGTGCGTTTAACTCAGATTGCGCCTGGCGATTTGGCCAATGTGAGTGATGCGATCAAAGATGCGACCCGTCGAATTCTGCGTCAGCGTAATGGTACCGCCATGGTCGAAGCGTACATTGATGGCTTGAGTGACCAGCTGAATCTGGAAATTAACGAAGACCTGTTGTAA
- the fabV gene encoding enoyl-ACP reductase FabV has translation MIIKPKVRGFICTNAHPVGCAENVAQQIEYIKQQDMSGTNDTPKNVLVIGASTGYGLASRITAAYGYGAKTLGLFFEKPPTEKRTASAGFYNSAAFEKQAKADGLYAKSINGDAFSNEAKQQVIDLIKADMGQVDLVVYSLASPRRTDPISGNTYMSTLKPIGQSYTAKNLNTDTQIVGEVTVEPASEEEIANTIKVMGGEDWSLWIHALHEAGVLTDNAKTVAYTYIGEKLTKPIYGHATIGKAKEHLDTTAAELNANLPVQANVSVLKAVVTQASSAIPVMPLYLSILFKEMKAEGTHEGCIEQLDRLFKECIYSDSPRLDSDNRFRVDELELTPEMQAKVEAIWPQVTTENLHELSDFDGYKKEFLRLFGFEIDGVDYDADVSPLVDAEFL, from the coding sequence ATGATTATCAAACCCAAAGTTCGAGGCTTTATCTGCACCAACGCACACCCAGTAGGCTGTGCTGAAAACGTGGCGCAGCAGATTGAGTACATCAAGCAGCAAGATATGTCTGGCACCAACGATACGCCAAAGAATGTCCTGGTGATCGGCGCCTCAACCGGCTACGGTCTAGCCTCGCGAATCACCGCTGCTTACGGCTACGGTGCAAAAACCTTAGGCTTGTTTTTTGAAAAGCCACCAACTGAGAAGCGCACCGCATCGGCAGGGTTCTACAATTCAGCGGCGTTCGAAAAGCAAGCCAAGGCCGATGGCCTGTATGCCAAAAGCATTAACGGCGACGCATTTTCGAATGAAGCCAAACAGCAAGTAATCGACTTAATCAAGGCTGACATGGGCCAGGTTGATCTGGTGGTCTATAGCTTGGCGTCACCTCGACGCACTGACCCCATCAGTGGTAACACCTACATGTCGACCTTGAAGCCAATTGGCCAGTCGTACACCGCTAAGAACCTGAACACCGACACGCAAATTGTCGGTGAGGTCACCGTCGAGCCAGCGTCAGAAGAAGAAATCGCCAACACCATCAAAGTCATGGGTGGCGAAGACTGGTCGTTGTGGATCCATGCGCTGCATGAGGCAGGTGTGTTAACCGACAACGCAAAAACCGTTGCTTACACCTACATCGGAGAGAAGCTGACCAAGCCAATCTACGGCCATGCCACAATCGGTAAAGCCAAAGAACACTTGGACACCACTGCCGCTGAGTTGAACGCCAACTTGCCAGTGCAAGCCAACGTGTCTGTGCTTAAAGCCGTGGTAACGCAGGCGAGTTCTGCGATTCCTGTCATGCCACTGTATCTCTCAATTCTGTTCAAGGAAATGAAGGCAGAAGGCACGCATGAAGGGTGTATCGAGCAATTGGACCGTCTGTTCAAAGAATGCATCTACTCGGACTCACCACGCCTGGATTCAGACAACCGTTTCCGTGTCGATGAGCTTGAGTTGACGCCAGAGATGCAGGCCAAAGTCGAAGCAATTTGGCCACAGGTTACGACCGAAAATTTGCATGAGTTGTCTGATTTCGATGGCTATAAAAAAGAGTTTCTGCGCTTATTTGGTTTCGAAATTGACGGTGTGGATTACGACGCCGATGTCAGTCCGCTAGTTGATGCCGAATTTTTGTAA
- a CDS encoding class I SAM-dependent methyltransferase, with protein MSHFWFQLKSSSLSIDSTLEPALTEALLAPLRVSGIELNQRSEFCDIELALTQQGVSLSWQKSKRERLTIDLNMPAEVTSQRSFPAPKQGAFNQALGRKTRHVLDATGGWGGDALLMCQQGYQVTIQERDPLMAVVLSAAFGALKHTDWAVKNQVTTPTVLWRDSGEETNEIVSDIDCVYLDPMFPPKRKKSAAVNKQMQFLQWWVGADEDATQMAQTMIDSQYPRVVVKRPTHAEPLVANPSTNFSSKLVQYDVYL; from the coding sequence ATGTCACACTTCTGGTTCCAGCTAAAAAGCAGCAGTCTGTCAATCGACAGTACGCTGGAACCAGCTCTAACAGAGGCGCTTTTAGCGCCTCTTCGTGTTTCTGGTATCGAGCTCAACCAGCGCTCCGAGTTCTGCGATATTGAACTGGCTCTAACCCAGCAGGGCGTCAGTCTTAGCTGGCAAAAATCCAAACGGGAACGACTCACTATCGACTTAAATATGCCCGCCGAGGTCACTAGCCAACGTTCGTTTCCAGCCCCCAAACAGGGTGCATTCAATCAAGCCCTTGGGCGCAAAACACGCCACGTGCTGGATGCCACCGGCGGCTGGGGCGGGGATGCGCTGTTGATGTGTCAGCAGGGCTACCAAGTCACCATTCAGGAACGTGATCCACTGATGGCCGTGGTGTTGTCTGCTGCGTTTGGCGCACTCAAGCACACCGACTGGGCAGTCAAAAATCAGGTAACAACGCCAACCGTGTTGTGGCGCGACTCGGGTGAGGAAACCAATGAGATTGTCAGTGACATTGATTGCGTTTACCTCGACCCAATGTTCCCCCCCAAGCGTAAGAAATCAGCCGCTGTGAACAAACAAATGCAATTCTTGCAATGGTGGGTTGGAGCCGATGAAGATGCCACACAGATGGCACAAACCATGATCGACAGCCAATACCCGCGCGTAGTCGTCAAGCGCCCCACACACGCAGAACCCCTGGTCGCAAACCCCAGTACAAATTTCAGTAGCAAGTTGGTGCAGTACGACGTGTACCTTTGA
- a CDS encoding 2-hydroxychromene-2-carboxylate isomerase, with protein sequence MQLEFWFEFGSTYSYPAAMRIEHLAGAHNLELLWKPFLLCPIFNNQGWNDSPFNTHHAKGKYMWRDMERICEAESIPLKKPSVFPRNGLLASRIACTYAAEKWIPDFIRSVYSANFAMDLDISDSKVIKSCIPSVAGCKDTVVDQASTPSAKVLTKHGQPLSD encoded by the coding sequence ATGCAACTAGAATTTTGGTTTGAATTTGGTAGTACGTATTCATACCCGGCTGCAATGAGAATTGAGCATCTTGCTGGTGCGCATAATCTAGAGTTGCTATGGAAGCCATTTTTGCTCTGCCCTATATTCAATAATCAAGGGTGGAACGACTCTCCATTCAATACACATCATGCTAAAGGTAAGTATATGTGGAGAGATATGGAGCGGATTTGTGAAGCAGAAAGTATTCCACTCAAAAAGCCTTCCGTATTTCCGAGGAATGGCCTTTTAGCTTCTCGGATAGCATGTACATACGCGGCAGAGAAATGGATTCCTGATTTTATACGATCAGTCTATAGCGCGAATTTTGCAATGGATCTGGATATTTCCGATTCAAAAGTCATAAAGTCGTGCATTCCATCGGTTGCGGGGTGCAAAGATACCGTTGTTGATCAAGCTTCGACTCCAAGTGCGAAAGTATTGACTAAACATGGACAGCCACTGTCTGACTAG